From uncultured Desulfovibrio sp.:
TGCAACAGCCGCCGCTGCAAAAGCCCACGGCAAACAATGCCGCCCAGGTGGATTGATCTGGCTGGCGCAGCCGCTAACCATGCTTGATGGCTTCAATTTCCTTAACTTTGCGAAATATGGTGCTGCGGTCCATCTGAAACTGGCGCGAAAGCTCGCTGATGGAGCCATAGCGCTGCATGCCCTTTTCGATGACCGCAGTTTCCACTTCCTTCATGATGCTTTTGAGCGAGCGGCCTTCAATGGAGGGCAAGGCGTAGCGCCCTTCGCCGGATTCGCACGGCGGCAAGGGGCGGATGCCCGCCAGATCGCGCACGCCCACAAGCCCATGCTTGCAGGTCACCACCAGCCCCTGCACGAGGTTTTCCAGCTCGCGCACATTGCCCGGCCATGTGTGGTTCTGCAGCACCTGCTTGGCCTCGTCAGAAAGATTGACGGACTTGCGATACTTTTTGCCGTAAAAGGTAAAAAAGCTCTGCGCCAACGGCAGAATATCCACGCGGCGCGAGCGCAGGGGCGGGATGTTCAGCACCGCCACCTTGAGGCGGTAATAAAGGTCGGAGCGGAACGTGCCCTTGGCGACCTCGCGCTCCAGCTCCTTGTTGGTGGCGGCCACAACGCGCACATCCACCTTTTTGGGCACTGTGGCGCCCACGCGCAGCACTTCCCAATCCTGTAGCACCCGCAGCAGGCGCGACTGCATGGTCATGGGCAGTTCGCCAATTTCATCAAGAAACAGGGTGCCGCCCGAGGCCGCCTCCACAAGCCCGGCCTTGCCATGCTTGCTTGCGCCGGAAAAACTGCCGGGAACATAGCCGAACAGTTCCGTTTCTATCAGGTTTTCAGGGATGCTGCCGCAGTCCACCTTGATAAAGGGCGCATCGGCCCTCAGGCTGTTGCGGTGGATGTGCCG
This genomic window contains:
- a CDS encoding sigma-54-dependent Fis family transcriptional regulator — encoded protein: MYNPHMLADYVEQLCDTFRDAICVTDREGIVTLVNKRHAELTGISREKMVGSRIQDMVQNGIFDVVLNPRIVETGQKVSSVQNLYNGRTLLLDGHPVKDASGKVAYVVTVIRDITALTELREEITAQRELLETFQNLSSEGVTGNQYPRVVQSPVMQRLYAEACAIAETDATVLLLGETGVGKDVVARHIHRNSLRADAPFIKVDCGSIPENLIETELFGYVPGSFSGASKHGKAGLVEAASGGTLFLDEIGELPMTMQSRLLRVLQDWEVLRVGATVPKKVDVRVVAATNKELEREVAKGTFRSDLYYRLKVAVLNIPPLRSRRVDILPLAQSFFTFYGKKYRKSVNLSDEAKQVLQNHTWPGNVRELENLVQGLVVTCKHGLVGVRDLAGIRPLPPCESGEGRYALPSIEGRSLKSIMKEVETAVIEKGMQRYGSISELSRQFQMDRSTIFRKVKEIEAIKHG